The following coding sequences lie in one Musa acuminata AAA Group cultivar baxijiao chromosome BXJ3-1, Cavendish_Baxijiao_AAA, whole genome shotgun sequence genomic window:
- the LOC135629104 gene encoding protein SODIUM POTASSIUM ROOT DEFECTIVE 2-like has protein sequence MGRSALVRVLDCLSLAVSPGSCVCMNTWEEEEEDGFEEKSLIKSHVEQVLKIKDVLDGGKTTLAFHLEPKTVVLRVSMHCNGCARKVEKHISKMEGVTSFQVDLANKKVVVVGDITPFEVLKSVSKVKFAELWLT, from the exons ATGGGGAGATCAGCTCTTGTGAGGGTGCTGGATTGTTTGTCGCTCGCGGTCTCCCCGGGTTCTTGTGTTTGCATGAACActtgggaggaggaagaggaggatggcTTCGAGGAGAAGTCACTGATCAAAAGCCATGTGgagcaggttttgaagatcaaagaCGTTCTTGACGGGGGGAAGACGACGCTGGCTTTTCATCTGGAGCCCAAG ACCGTAGTGCTGAGGGTGTCGATGCACTGCAATGGTTGCGCGAGAAAGGTTGAGAAGCACATATCGAAGATGGAAG GAGTGACCTCCTTCCAAGTGGACTTGGCGAAcaagaaggtggtggtggtgggagacATCACTCCCTTCGAAGTCCTGAAAAGCGTGTCAAAGGTCAAGTTTGCAGAGCTGTGGCTGACCTGA
- the LOC135629103 gene encoding myricetin 3-O-glucosyl 1,2-rhamnoside 6'-O-caffeoyltransferase AT1-like yields MMLTTTTIKPTMAVPSTRHSTQPVKGTLRMGFTVTKSPPALVSPSQPTPSSRNLPLSSIDRKAAVRVLVDLLLLYERGDQPAKLLKGALSKALVVYYPVAGRIVESSKPGELDVACTGDGVWFVEASADCTLEQVRHLELPRLLPKDDLLPLPPPQVDLDSLILLLQVTQFACGGFVVGVRFSHAVFDGLGAAQFLKAVAEIARGLPAPTVEPIWSREFIPSPANLPSPPPSPPQGLPPSCTAFPFVTCALDVPADSINRIKNRCMQETGRKCSNFDVVTAMLWQCRTRAATLEPAHHIRLGFATNIRHLLHQVLPQEGGYYGNWVFPVGVAATSGRIVNASLVEVVSMIRDAKERLAAKFLEWVMGEEEADPYRVPVEYGTCVVADWSRIGFSEVDYGWGDPVGVAPLNDDTDFIATCIFLRPPAPMQGVRLWTRCVVKEHLAAFADQVMEFCQSS; encoded by the exons ATGAtgttgacgacgacgacgataaaGCCCACTATGGCTGTTCCCAGCACTCGCCACTCCACACAGCCAGTCAAAGGCACTCTCAGAATGGGCTTCACCGTCACCAAGTCGCCTCCGGCGCTGGTGTCTCCCTCCCAGCCCACGCCCTCCAGCCGCAACCTTCCCCTCTCCTCCATCGATCGCAAGGCGGCCGTCAGGGTCTTGGTAGACCTGTTGCTGCTTTACGAGCGCGGCGACCAGCCCGCGAAGCTCCTGAAGGGCGCACTGTCCAAGGCCCTCGTCGTCTACTACCCCGTGGCCGGCCGGATCGTGGAGTCGTCCAAGCCGGGCGAGCTCGACGTGGCTTGCACCGGAGACGGCGTGTGGTTCGTCGAAGCTTCCGCTGACTGTACTCTGGAACAAGTTCGCCACCTCGAGCTCCCTCGCCTGCTGCCCAAGGATGACCTCCTCCCGTTACCTCCGCCTCAAGTGGACTTGGACAGCTTGATCCTCTTGCTACAG GTCACTCAGTTTGCCTGCGGCGGATTCGTGGTGGGCGTCAGGTTCAGTCACGCAGTGTTCGACGGTCTCGGGGCAGCTCAGTTCTTGAAAGCCGTCGCAGAGATCGCAAGGGGTCTTCCCGCACCCACCGTTGAGCCGATCTGGAGCAGAGAATTCATCCCCAGCCCCGCCAATCTCCCGTCACCACCACCGTCACCGCCACAAGGTCTTCCGCCATCCTGCACCGCATTCCCCTTCGTGACCTGCGCTCTGGATGTCCCCGCGGACAGCATCAACCGGATCAAGAACCGGTGCATGCAAGAAACTGGGCGCAAGTGTTCCAACTTCGACGTGGTGACTGCAATGCTGTGGCAGTGCCGGACGCGAGCTGCCACCCTGGAGCCGGCCCACCACATCCGCCTCGGCTTCGCCACCAACATCCGTCACCTGCTGCACCAAGTTCTGCCCCAGGAAGGCGGCTACTACGGGAACTGGGTGTTCCCGGTGGGCGTCGCAGCAACCAGCGGGAGAATCGTCAACGCGTCGCTCGTGGAGGTGGTGAGCATGATAAGGGACGCTAAGGAGCGGCTGGCCGCCAAGTTCTTGGAGTGGGTGATGGGGGAGGAAGAGGCGGATCCGTACCGAGTGCCGGTGGAATACGGGACGTGCGTGGTAGCGGACTGGAGCAGGATTGGTTTCTCGGAGGTGGACTACGGGTGGGGAGATCCAGTAGGCGTAGCTCCATTGAACGATGACACTGACTTCATTGCTACGTGCATCTTTCTGAGGCCGCCTGCACCGATGCAAGGCGTGCGGTTGTGGACGAGATGCGTCGTCAAGGAGCACTTGGCGGCCTTCGCCGATCAAGTTATGGAGTTTTGCCAAAGTTCTTGA
- the LOC103985740 gene encoding photosynthetic NDH subunit of subcomplex B 3, chloroplastic translates to MTAAASLLSLFPRPAPSQQPCRVSSVHPPSSRRKPSFSISVPHAAAPSSSNPTPTTSEEPPKPQIELEFLGPKAGADGAYPVDKASAVSGEKLLRNIMLDNKIELYAAYGKVMNCGGGGSCGTCIVEIVDGKDLLNERTKTEQRYLKKKPESWRLACQTIVGNKENSGKVVVQRTPQWKT, encoded by the exons ATGACTGCCGcggcctctctcctctctctattCCCCCGACCCGCCCCTTCCCAACAACCATGTCGCGTCTCCTCCGTCCACCCTCCTTCTTCGCGAAGAAAACCATCCTTCTCCATCTCCGTCCCCCACGCCGCCGCTCCCTCCTCATCGAACCCCACGCCTACGACTTCGGAAGAGCCACCGAAGCCCCAGATCGAGCTCGAGTTCCTCGGC CCGAAAGCTGGAGCCGATGGGGCGTACCCGGTGGACAAGGCGTCCGCGGTCAGCGGCGAGAAGCTTCTCCGCAACATTATGCTCGACAACAAGATTGAGCTCTACGCCGCCTAC GGCAAGGTGATGAACTGCGGGGGAGGTGGGAGCTGCGGTACTTGCATTGTCGAG ATTGTTGATGGCAAAGACCTGCTTAATGAGAGAACAAAAACTGAGCAACGGTATCTGAAGAAG AAGCCTGAATCTTGGAGGCTTGCCTGTCAAACTATTGTCGGGAATAAGGAGAACTCGGGCAAG GTTGTTGTTCAACGGACGCCTCAGTGGAAGACATGA
- the LOC103985721 gene encoding ABC transporter G family member 36 → MEATEVNRIGSMRRNSSIWRRGNESIFSASSREEDDEEALKWAALEKLPTFDRLRRGILALPEGSQRLQEVDVQQLGFRERKALLERLVRVTDEDNERFLLKLKDRVDRVGIDLPTIEVRFEHLNIQAEAHVGSRGLPTILNSALNTLESIANYLHILPSRKRPLSILHDVSGIIKPRRMTLLLGPPGSGKTTLLLALAGKLSSDLKATGKTTYNGHEMNEFVPQRTAAYISQHDLHIGEMTVRETLAFSARCQGVGTRYEMLTELARREKEANIKPDPDIDVFMKAASMGGQESNLITDYVLKILGLEVCSDTMVGDEMLRGISGGQKKRVTTGEMLVGPARALFMDEISTGLDSSTTFQIVNSLRQSVHILGGTAVISLLQPAPETYELFDDIILLSDGQVVYQGPRENVLEFFESMGFKCPERKGVADFLQEVTSRKDQQQYWTRHDEPYRYVPVREFADAFQSFHVGRAIGDELSVPYDKSKSHPAALTTTRYGVSKKELLKANIDRELLLMKRNSFVYIFKATQLTIMALIAMTVFLRTNMHRDSVTEGGLYMGAVFFGVVMVMFNGFSETAMTILKLPVFFKQRDLLFYPAWSYAIPSWILKIPISFAEVAVWVFTTYYVIGFDPNVGRLFKQYMLLLLINQMASSLFRFIGAVGRNMIVANTFGSFALLILLVLGGFILSRDQVKKWWIWGYWISPLMYAQNAMSVNEFLGHSWQHSLPNSSEPLGVSVLKSRGVFPEAKWYWIGFGALIGYILLFNALFSVALTYLKPFGKSQPPVSEETLKEKHANLTGEVSEQSSRGRNSVDHSQSKKGADGLRRDGTSSGSMNVAIDQNKKGMVLPFTPLSITFDKIRYSVDMPQEMKDQGVVEDRLELLKGISGSFRPGVLTALMGVSGAGKTTLMDVLAGRKTGGYIEGNITISGYPKKQETFARVSGYCEQNDIHSPHVTVYESLVYSAWLRLPAEVNSATRKMFVDEVMELVELTPLRDALVGLPGVNGLSTEQRKRLTIAVELVANPSIIFMDEPTSGLDARAAAIVMRTVRNTVDTGRTVVCTIHQPSIDIFEAFDELFLMKRGGEEIYVGPLGRNSCHLINYFEGINGVSKIKDGYNPATWMLEVSSQAQEDILGVNFSEIYKNSELYQRNKDLIKELSTPPPGSSDLYFPTQYSQSILVQCMACLWKQHLSYWRNPPYTAVRFFFTLIIALLFGTIFWDLGTKRDTKQDLLNAMGSMYAAVLFIGVQNSSSVQPVVAIERTVFYRERAAGMYSAVPYAFGQVAIEIPYILVQALLYGVIVYAMIGFEWTAAKFFWYMFFMYFTLLYFTFYGMMAVGLTPNYNIASIVSAAFYAIWNLFSGFIIPRPRIPVWWRWYYWICPVAWTLYGLVASQFGDIQTRFASDESGEPGEIVADFVRNYFGFKHSFLGVVAVVVVAFPVLFAFLFAFSIKTLNFQKR, encoded by the exons atggaggcGACGGAGGTGAACAGGATCGGGAGCATGAGAAGGAATAGTTCGATTTGGAGAAGGGGCAACGAGAGCATCTTCTCCGCGTCGTCACgggaggaggacgacgaggagGCCCTCAAATGGGCGGCCCTGGAGAAGCTGCCTACCTTCGACCGCCTGCGACGTGGCATCTTGGCGCTCCCCGAGGGCAGTCAACGCCTGCAGGAGGTCGACGTCCAGCAGCTCGGTTTCCGGGAGAGGAAGGCCCTCCTCGAGCGCCTCGTCCGCGTCACCGACGAGGACAACGAGCGTTTCTTGCTCAAGCTCAAGGACCGGGTCGACCG AGTTGGGATCGATCTGCCCACCATTGAAGTGCGGTTCGAGCACCTCAACATCCAAGCAGAGGCCCATGTCGGCAGCAGAGGACTGCCTACCATTCTCAATTCCGCTCTTAACACGCTGGAG AGCATCGCGAATTACTTGCATATACTACCGAGTAGGAAGAGGCCTTTGTCCATCCTTCATGATGTCAGTGGAATCATCAAACCTCGCAG GATGACTTTGCTCTTAGGCCCTCCTGGATCCGGCAAAACTACGCTGTTGTTGGCTTTGGCTGGAAAACTGAGCTCCGATCTCAAG GCCACCGGAAAAACGACCTACAACGGCCACGAAATGAACGAATTTGTGCCTCAGCGAACAGCGGCATATATCAGCCAGCATGACCTTCACATCGGGGAGATGACAGTCCGGGAAACGCTAGCTTTCTCAGCGAGGTGCCAAGGAGTTGGTACTCGTTATG AGATGTTGACTGAGCTAGCAAGGAGAGAAAAGGAAGCAAACATCAAGCCAGATCCTGACATAGATGTCTTCATGAAG GCAGCATCCATGGGAGGACAAGAATCCAATCTGATCACGGATTATGTACTTAAG ATCCTAGGACTGGAAGTCTGTTCTGACACCATGGTAGGGGATGAAATGTTGAGAGGTATCTCTGGTGGACAAAAGAAGCGTGTCACAACAG GTGAAATGCTTGTTGGACCTGCAAGAGCCCTATTCATGGACGAGATATCAACTGGTCTGGACAGCTCAACAACTTTCCAGATAGTAAACTCACTCAGGCAGTCAGTTCACATTCTTGGTGGAACGGCTGTTATTTCCCTTCTGCAGCCTGCGCCAGAGACTTATGAACTTTTCGACGACATTATTCTTCTATCTGATGGCCAGGTCGTGTATCAAGGCCCTCGCGAAAATGTGCTTGAGTTCTTCGAGTCTATGGGCTTCAAGTGCCCAGAGAGGAAGGGTGTTGCGGACTTCCTGCAAGAA GTAACTTCGAGGAAGGATCAGCAACAGTACTGGACACGCCATGATGAACCTTACAGATATGTGCCCGTAAGAGAATTTGCCGACGCATTTCAGTCATTCCATGTTGGTCGGGCTATAGGAGATGAACTTTCTGTCCCATATGATAAGAGCAAGAGCCATCCTGCTGCTCTTACAACTACTAGATATGGGGTCAGCAAGAAGGAACTATTGAAGGCTAACATTGACAGAGAACTGTTGCTGATGAAGAGGAACTCATTTGTCTACATCTTCAAGGCTACTCAA CTTACCATCATGGCGCTCATTGCAATGACAGTCTTCCTACGTACTAATATGCACCGGGACTCTGTCACTGAGGGGGGCTTATACATGGGTGCCGTTTTCTTTGGAGTAGTCATGGTCATGTTTAACGGTTTCTCTGAAACTGCCATGACCATTTTAAAACTTCCTGTTTTCTTCAAGCAAAGAGATCTCCTTTTCTATCCTGCATGGTCATATGCAATACCATCATGGATTCTTAAAATTCCAATTTCATTCGCTGAAGTTGCAGTGTGGGTTTTCACAACTTATTATGTCATTGGGTTTGATCCAAATGTTGGAAG GCTGTTTAAGCAAtacatgctgctgctgctgataaaTCAGATGGCATCTTCACTCTTCCGTTTCATTGGGGCAGTAGGTAGGAACATGATAGTTGCAAATACCTTTGGATCTTTCGCACTTCTCATCCTTCTTGTTCTGGGTGGCTTCATTCTTTCACGAG ATCAAGTGAAGAAATGGTGGATCTGGGGATACTGGATCTCACCCCTGATGTACGCACAGAATGCCATGTCAGTAAATGAATTTTTAGGTCACAGCTGGCAACAT AGTCTTCCAAATTCAAGTGAGCCACTGGGAGTGTCAGTCTTGAAGTCACGAGGAGTCTTTCCCGAAGCAAAATGGTATTGGATTGGATTTGGGGCATTGATTGGTTATATATTGCTGTTCAATGCTCTTTTCTCTGTGGCTCTTACTTATCTCAAAC CATTTGGTAAGTCCCAGCCACCTGTATCTGAAGAGACGTTGAAGGAAAAACATGCCAATCTGACTGGAGAAGTGTCTGAGCAATCATCCAGAGGGAGGAACTCTGTTGATCATTCTCAATCCAAGA AAGGTGCTGATGGATTGAGGAGGGATGGTACCTCATCAGGTTCCATGAATGTGGCTATTGATCAGAACAAAAAGGGAATGGTCCTTCCATTCACTCCACTATCCATTACCTTTGACAAGATACGATACTCTGTGGACATGCCacag GAAATGAAAGATCAAGGTGTGGTTGAAGACCGTTTGGAACTCCTGAAGGGGATAAGTGGATCTTTCAGGCCAGGGGTGCTTACAGCTCTAATGGGTGTAAGTGGAGCTGGTAAAACAACACTGATGGACGTATTGGCTGGGAGAAAAACAGGTGGATACATAGAAGGAAACATTACAATATCTGGCTACCCCAAGAAGCAGGAGACTTTTGCTCGTGTATCAGGCTACTGTGAGCAGAATGATATCCACTCTCCTCACGTGACAGTCTATGAGTCTCTCGTCTATTCTGCATGGCTTCGGTTGCCTGCTGAGGTCAACTCTGCAACAAGGAAG ATGTTCGTTGATGAGGTCATGGAGCTTGTAGAGCTGACACCACTGAGGGATGCACTCGTTGGATTGCCAGGAGTAAATGGGCTATCGACCGAGCAACGAAAGAGACTGACCATTGCTGTGGAGCTTGTTGCTAACCCATCTATCATATTCATGGATGAACCAACATCTGGACTTGACGCAAGGGCTGCGGCCATCGTTATGAGAACTGTGAGGAACACAGTGGACACCGGGAGGACTGTGGTGTGTACTATTCACCAGCCTAGCATTGACATTTTTGAAGCGTTTGATGAG CTCTTCCTAATGAAGCGAGGTGGAGAAGAGATATATGTCGGTCCACTCGGTCGCAATTCTTGCCATCTGATAAATTATTTTGAG GGTATCAATGGTGTCAGTAAGATAAAAGATGGATATAACCCTGCAACATGGATGTTGGAAGTGAGTTCACAGGCACAAGAAGACATTCTGGGGGTGAACTTCAGTGAAATATACAAGAATTCTGAGCTTTATCA GAGAAACAAGGATTTGATAAAGGAACTAAGTACACCTCCTCCCGGATCAAGTGACCTTTACTTCCCAACCCAGTATTCTCAATCTATCCTTGTACAATGCATGGCGTGCCTATGGAAACAGCACTTGTCATACTGGCGGAATCCTCCATACACTGCAGTGAGGTTTTTCTTCACATTGATCATCGCTTTGCTGTTTGGAACTATTTTCTGGGACCTTGGAACCAAAAG GGACACAAAACAAGACTTGTTGAATGCAATGGGTTCAATGTATGCTGCTGTCTTATTCATTGGGGTACAAAACTCTTCATCTGTTCAGCCAGTTGTGGCAATTGAACGTACTGTCTTCTATAGGGAGAGAGCTGCTGGAATGTATTCAGCTGTGCCATACGCGTTCGGACAA GTTGCAattgaaattccctatatattggTCCAGGCATTGTTATATGGTGTGATTGTGTATGCAATGATCGGATTTGAATGGACTGCTGCTAAATTCTTCTGGTACATGTTCTTCATGTACTTTACACTCCTCTACTTCACATTTTACGGGATGATGGCAGTCGGTTTGACTCCCAACTACAACATCGCGTCAATTGTCTCTGCCGCCTTCTATGCCATATGGAACCTTTTCTCTGGGTTCATTATTCCAAGACCT AGAATCCCGGTGTGGTGGAGATGGTATTACTGGATATGCCCCGTGGCCTGGACCTTGTATGGATTGGTTGCTTCGCAGTTTGGTGATATACAGACACGATTTGCTTCCGACGAGTCCGGTGAGCCCGGTGAGATTGTGGCCGATTTTGTGAGGAACTATTTTGGATTCAAACATAGCTTCTTGGGGGTGGTTGCCGTGGTGGTGGTCGCATTCCCGGTGCTTTTCGCTTTCCTCTTCGCCTTTTCAATAAAGACACTCAACTTCCAAAAGAGATGA